The Erythrobacter litoralis HTCC2594 nucleotide sequence TTGCCCGATGGCATGCCGGTGCAGGGCAATCTCGATCCGCTCCAGATCCTTGCCGGCGGCGATGCCATGGTCGAGCGGACTAAGGCTATCCTCGGCGCGCTGGCCGACCGGCCGCATGTCTTCAATCTGGGTCACGGGATCGACAAGCACACGCCCATCGGACACGTCGAACGGCTGGTGGATACAGTTCGCAATTGGCAGCGCTGACCGCGCTCGCTAGGTGGGGCCCATGCAGGAATTCCTTTCGATGACCTATTACTGGCTCAAGGCCGGGCACATCATCTTCATGATCTTCTGGATGGCAGGCCTGTTCATCCTGCCGCGGCAGATGGTCTATATGCATGCCTCTACCGCGGGCTCCGATGAAGAGGCGCTGTGGGCCGAGCGGACGCAAACGCTGTCGAAAGTCATCCTGATCCCCAGCATCGTCCTGGTCTGGGTGCTCGGCCTTGCCCTGGCGTTCACCATCGGCGCCTGGACGCAGGGCTGGTTTCACGCCAAGCTGCTGCTGGTCCTGCTGCTGAGCGGCTATCACGGCTGGATGAGCGCCAGTGCCAAGAAAATGGCGCGCGGCGAGCGGCCGATTCCGGAAAAGCGCCTGCGGATGCTCAACGAAGTGCCCGCCATCGTCGCGATCCTCACGGTCATCCTCGTGATCGTCAAACCGTTCTGATTCCGGCAACGAGCCGCACAATCGCCGATTGACGCTCGCCCGGCGCGCGCCTATTTCAACGTCCTTCTGGCCACGCCTGCGCGTCCATAGCGTTGGCATTAGCATCGTAAAGCTTTCCCCAAGCCTGTCCTGAGCCCAGTCGAAGGACCCGATGAGACCGGCCGGCTATTTTCCAATTCCTTCCATTTCTGGAAACGACG carries:
- a CDS encoding CopD family protein, with the protein product MQEFLSMTYYWLKAGHIIFMIFWMAGLFILPRQMVYMHASTAGSDEEALWAERTQTLSKVILIPSIVLVWVLGLALAFTIGAWTQGWFHAKLLLVLLLSGYHGWMSASAKKMARGERPIPEKRLRMLNEVPAIVAILTVILVIVKPF